From a region of the Nocardioides ginsengisegetis genome:
- the cofE gene encoding coenzyme F420-0:L-glutamate ligase produces the protein MTTLTVVAPDGAPEVRPGDDLAALLLPLVDLVDGDVVVVTSKVVSKSEGRVRAGTRDEALPGETARVVARRGPTTIVRTHHGLTMAAAGIDASNVEAGTVVLLPEDPDASARRLRSAIHERTGLNVGVVVTDTAGRAWREGQTDIAVGAAGLLVSEDFAGRVDGHGNELAVTAPAVADEIAGACELAQGKLGGRPFAVVRGRSDLVLPAGEHGTGAVALVRAEGGDLFGYGAREAVLRALRGDAADRAPFGAPAAPAELAAAVAAVLGVPAAEAPYGLEVGVGAEHAPVLAALAFAHGWELVPDTAGARVAGRVGVRPVTP, from the coding sequence ATGACCACGCTGACCGTCGTCGCGCCCGACGGCGCGCCCGAGGTGCGCCCGGGTGACGACCTCGCCGCGCTGCTGCTGCCCCTCGTCGACCTGGTCGACGGCGACGTCGTCGTGGTGACCAGCAAGGTGGTCAGCAAGTCCGAGGGCCGGGTCCGCGCCGGCACCCGCGACGAGGCCCTGCCCGGCGAGACGGCCCGCGTGGTCGCACGGCGCGGGCCGACCACCATCGTGCGCACCCACCACGGCCTGACCATGGCCGCCGCCGGCATCGACGCCTCCAACGTCGAGGCCGGCACGGTCGTGCTGCTGCCCGAGGACCCCGACGCCTCGGCCCGCCGCCTGCGGTCCGCGATCCACGAGCGCACCGGGCTCAACGTCGGCGTGGTCGTCACCGACACCGCCGGCCGCGCCTGGCGCGAGGGCCAGACCGACATCGCCGTCGGCGCCGCCGGGCTGCTGGTCAGCGAGGACTTCGCGGGCCGCGTCGACGGCCACGGCAACGAGCTGGCGGTCACGGCCCCGGCCGTCGCCGACGAGATCGCCGGCGCCTGCGAGCTCGCCCAGGGCAAGCTCGGCGGCCGCCCGTTCGCGGTGGTGCGCGGTCGCTCCGACCTGGTGCTTCCCGCGGGCGAGCACGGCACCGGGGCGGTCGCCCTGGTCCGGGCCGAGGGCGGCGACCTCTTCGGGTACGGCGCCCGCGAGGCCGTGCTCCGGGCGCTCCGCGGCGACGCCGCAGACCGGGCTCCCTTCGGCGCCCCGGCCGCCCCCGCCGAGCTGGCCGCCGCCGTGGCGGCCGTGCTGGGCGTGCCGGCCGCGGAGGCGCCGTACGGGCTGGAGGTGGGGGTGGGCGCGGAGCACGCGCCGGTGCTCGCCGCGCTCGCCTTCGCGCACGGCTGGGAGCTCGTCCCCGACACGGCCGGCGCCCGAGTGGCCGGTCGGGTCGGAGTGCGCCCGGTCACTCCGTAG
- the cofD gene encoding 2-phospho-L-lactate transferase codes for MQKITVLSGGMGGAKFLQGLLHGIASGTLPGVASDAEVTVVANTADDIWVHGLKVCPDLDTVMYTLGEGIDPERGWGRREETWSAKDELAAYGVEPTWFGLGDRDLATHLVRTQMLDAGYPLSDVTAALCRRWQPGVRLLPMTDDRVETHVAVADADSPSGRRVMHFQEYWIRLRASVPAETLVFVGLDDATPGPGVIDAITDADLVVLPPSNPVVSVGTILGVPRVREALGATRAPVVGLSPIVGGTHVRGMAEQMLTAIGVEVSAAGVGLHYGARSAGGVLDGWLVDEADAEQVGRLTDAGLACVAVPLMMTSPDATAAMAAAAVSLVTPVR; via the coding sequence ATGCAGAAGATCACGGTGCTCTCCGGGGGTATGGGCGGGGCGAAGTTCCTGCAGGGACTGCTCCACGGCATCGCCTCGGGCACCCTCCCCGGCGTGGCGTCCGACGCCGAGGTCACGGTGGTGGCCAACACCGCCGACGACATCTGGGTGCACGGCCTCAAGGTGTGCCCCGACCTCGACACGGTCATGTACACCCTCGGCGAGGGGATCGACCCCGAGCGCGGGTGGGGACGCCGGGAGGAGACGTGGAGCGCCAAGGACGAGCTGGCGGCGTACGGCGTGGAGCCGACGTGGTTCGGCCTCGGTGACCGTGACCTCGCCACCCACCTCGTCCGCACCCAGATGCTCGACGCCGGCTACCCGCTGTCCGACGTCACCGCGGCGCTCTGCCGGCGCTGGCAGCCGGGCGTGCGTCTCCTGCCGATGACCGACGACCGGGTCGAGACGCACGTCGCCGTCGCCGACGCCGACTCCCCCAGCGGGCGCCGGGTCATGCACTTCCAGGAGTACTGGATCAGGCTGCGGGCCTCGGTCCCCGCCGAGACGCTGGTCTTCGTCGGGCTCGACGACGCCACGCCGGGGCCCGGCGTCATCGACGCGATCACCGACGCCGACCTCGTCGTGCTGCCGCCGTCCAACCCCGTGGTGTCGGTCGGCACCATCCTCGGAGTGCCGCGGGTGCGCGAGGCGCTGGGCGCCACCCGCGCCCCCGTCGTGGGCCTCTCCCCCATCGTCGGCGGCACCCACGTGCGCGGCATGGCCGAGCAGATGCTGACCGCGATCGGCGTCGAGGTCAGCGCCGCGGGGGTCGGCCTGCACTACGGCGCGCGGTCGGCCGGCGGGGTGCTCGACGGCTGGCTGGTCGACGAGGCCGACGCCGAGCAGGTCGGCCGGCTGACCGACGCGGGCCTGGCCTGCGTGGCGGTGCCGCTGATGATGACGTCCCCCGACGCCACCGCCGCGATGGCCGCGGCCGCCGTCTCGCTGGTGACCCCCGTCCGATGA
- a CDS encoding mannose-1-phosphate guanylyltransferase, with protein MPAIESFWAVIPAGGAGTRLWPLSRSSSPKFLHDLTGTGRSLLQDTHDRLEPLVGERFLVVTGRPHREAVTAQLAALVPESVLAEPSPRDSMAAIGLAAAVLERQDPDAVMGSFAADHVIAHPDRFADAVRTAVEAARDDWLVTLGIEPTFPSSAFGYIHLGEELAGRPGARSVLEFVEKPSTEVAEGYLETGAYRWNAGMFVVRPRVLLDLLAQWHPDFAATLRTIAADLTRLDELWPDLPKIALDHAVAEPAAAAGRVAVVPASFGWDDIGDFDSLATLLEGEAKDVTVLGDDALVRALDATGLVVPRSGRVVAVVGLDDVVVVDTPDALLVTTRAHAQRVKDVVAGLKEADRADLT; from the coding sequence GTCATCCCCGCCGGCGGAGCCGGGACGCGCCTGTGGCCGCTGTCCCGGTCCTCCTCGCCCAAGTTCCTCCACGACCTGACCGGCACCGGACGCTCCCTGCTCCAGGACACCCACGACCGGCTCGAGCCGCTGGTGGGGGAGCGCTTCCTGGTCGTGACCGGGCGGCCGCACCGCGAGGCCGTGACGGCCCAGCTGGCAGCGCTGGTGCCGGAGTCCGTGCTGGCCGAGCCCTCGCCTCGCGACTCGATGGCCGCGATCGGCCTGGCGGCCGCGGTGCTCGAGCGGCAGGACCCCGACGCGGTGATGGGCTCGTTCGCCGCCGACCACGTGATCGCCCACCCCGACCGGTTCGCCGACGCCGTACGCACCGCCGTCGAGGCCGCGCGGGACGACTGGCTGGTCACCCTCGGCATCGAGCCGACCTTCCCGTCCTCGGCGTTCGGCTACATCCACCTCGGCGAGGAGCTCGCGGGCCGTCCGGGCGCGCGGTCGGTGCTGGAGTTCGTGGAGAAGCCGTCGACCGAGGTGGCTGAGGGCTACCTCGAGACGGGTGCCTACCGGTGGAACGCCGGCATGTTCGTGGTGCGGCCGCGGGTGCTGCTGGACCTGCTGGCGCAGTGGCACCCCGACTTCGCCGCGACGCTGCGCACCATCGCCGCCGACCTGACCCGGCTCGACGAGCTGTGGCCCGACCTGCCGAAGATCGCGCTCGACCACGCCGTGGCCGAGCCGGCCGCCGCGGCGGGCCGGGTGGCCGTCGTGCCCGCGAGCTTCGGCTGGGACGACATCGGCGACTTCGACTCGCTCGCCACGCTGCTGGAGGGCGAGGCCAAGGACGTGACCGTCCTCGGCGACGACGCCCTGGTGCGCGCCCTGGATGCGACCGGGCTCGTCGTCCCGCGGTCGGGCCGCGTCGTGGCGGTGGTGGGGCTCGACGACGTCGTCGTCGTGGACACCCCGGACGCCCTGCTGGTGACCACGCGGGCGCACGCCCAGCGGGTCAAGGACGTGGTGGCCGGACTCAAGGAGGCCGACCGCGCCGACCTCACGTAG
- a CDS encoding DUF3105 domain-containing protein, which produces MAKKQAKSDRQAVIAATLKKQKTADQRRGFMIVGVCTVVAVLIVGAAAFQPIKDWWDLRQFKGKDLASIGAPASVCQKVTTKKADGNQDHVPQTQTVDYKDAPPAFGAHWNVAGLAPAPISRKLYTADDRPALEALVHNLEHGYTILWYDDTIAKNDTDMKELQAIADKLSSTTNYRDKFIAAPWTSADEGGAKFPAGQHVAFTHWSAGGSGNTDTSKQEGVFQYCSAISGESLSDFMLKYPYTDSPEPGAM; this is translated from the coding sequence GTGGCAAAGAAGCAGGCCAAGTCCGACCGCCAGGCCGTGATCGCGGCGACCCTGAAGAAGCAGAAGACCGCCGACCAGCGGCGCGGCTTCATGATCGTGGGCGTCTGCACGGTGGTGGCGGTGCTCATCGTCGGTGCCGCCGCGTTCCAGCCGATCAAGGACTGGTGGGACCTGCGCCAGTTCAAGGGCAAGGACCTCGCCTCGATCGGCGCCCCGGCCTCGGTCTGCCAGAAGGTGACGACCAAGAAGGCCGACGGCAACCAGGACCACGTGCCGCAGACCCAGACGGTCGACTACAAGGACGCGCCGCCGGCGTTCGGCGCCCACTGGAACGTCGCCGGCCTCGCACCCGCGCCGATCTCGCGCAAGCTCTACACCGCTGACGACCGGCCGGCCCTCGAGGCACTCGTGCACAACCTCGAGCACGGCTACACGATCCTCTGGTACGACGACACCATCGCGAAGAACGACACCGACATGAAGGAGCTGCAGGCGATCGCGGACAAGCTCAGCAGCACCACCAACTACCGCGACAAGTTCATCGCCGCGCCGTGGACCTCAGCCGACGAGGGCGGCGCGAAGTTCCCCGCGGGCCAGCACGTCGCCTTCACCCACTGGTCGGCCGGCGGTTCGGGCAACACCGACACCAGCAAGCAGGAGGGTGTCTTCCAGTACTGCTCGGCGATCTCGGGCGAGAGCCTCAGCGACTTCATGCTGAAGTACCCCTACACCGACTCCCCCGAGCCCGGCGCGATGTGA